A stretch of the Marivirga tractuosa DSM 4126 genome encodes the following:
- a CDS encoding acyl carrier protein phosphodiesterase, with protein MNFLAHIYLSGESNELKIGNFIGDFVKASDMEHYNDTINHGIRMHWAIDEFTDQHPIVQKSKDRLRPKYGHYAGVIVDIYYDHFLARNWKEYHAENLRQYVDQQYKMLENHISILPKKVVHMLPYMIKYDWLFNYQYFDGIDRVMHGMANRSNFNSRMDESVVELKKYHMEFEEEFEEFFTELQAFCNDFLKKK; from the coding sequence ATGAATTTTTTGGCACACATATATCTTTCAGGTGAATCCAATGAATTAAAAATCGGAAATTTTATAGGTGATTTTGTGAAAGCTTCGGATATGGAGCACTACAATGATACAATCAACCACGGTATCAGAATGCATTGGGCAATTGATGAGTTTACTGACCAGCATCCAATTGTTCAGAAAAGTAAAGATAGATTAAGACCAAAATATGGTCATTATGCAGGAGTGATCGTAGATATCTATTATGATCACTTTTTAGCTAGGAACTGGAAAGAGTATCATGCCGAAAATTTAAGGCAATATGTTGATCAACAATATAAAATGTTAGAGAATCATATCAGCATCCTACCAAAAAAAGTGGTACATATGCTTCCTTATATGATAAAATATGATTGGCTATTTAATTATCAATACTTTGATGGCATAGACAGGGTCATGCATGGAATGGCGAATCGTTCCAACTTTAACTCGAGAATGGATGAATCTGTGGTGGAATTAAAGAAATATCATATGGAATTTGAGGAAGAGTTTGAAGAATTTTTCACTGAACTTCAGGCATTTTGTAATGATTTTTTGAAGAAGAAGTAA
- a CDS encoding Ig-like domain-containing protein, producing MKYRILLIISLSLLGMIVNAQTYEQLGSDLTGAPADNFGNTVASSADGNIIAASGPTEFLRGEVKVYELSGNSLVQRGATLQGEADSDNFGKGLSMSADGSILAIGAPSNQASFGDFSNSGRIYVYEWVGSSYIQIATLDASASGESFGDAISISANGDILAVTAPFAAGGGSERGAVRVYERSGNDYLQFGSDLNGVQDNELFGNSIDIAVTATDTVLAVGAPSYSSVEGDFDDSGQVRIYNFDGSAWSLMDSFTGDLGALFGNDVSLSDDGSRLAVGTMVSLFSPINTYFEVFEYTTSWQLLGSRVTTNTFNDEFSRSLSLSRDGARLIVGAPGFVDPDSPNGYVNIYEYATSDWNLLDSIVGDASGDIFGTSVAATTTGEQFVVGAPLNGAGGETAGQVKVYGPPIPDTEAPTVSFATSEPEFETTAPLLVTVTFSEEVAGFESTDLTVNNGTVSNFSTSDNIVFDIEITPTADGVINVSVAAGVANDLAGNANLASESDLILKYDVTAPIISLSDTLFNSTTPLLFGSIKDTFPKSVSLRIDGGSTVYQTGISDTVWFTNSFGGDTFTEGMHTIEVTALDSADNQTVIDSIFYIDTTKPTVAITAPDSVGNTTSFDASISFSEVVSGFDITDITVGNGTIGALTTPDSISFTVTINPSADGEVTLEVAENRVQDAAGNFNTASNKQITQFDNTPPELFLENVPAFTNSNDFQVDFVVSEDLNAGVPVSSYNIDNAEVIDFVTLPSDFAVGLLLRPSGADNVLVSFPANIAQDKFGNSNAASEVYVIKYDDTVPVVSINEQTVTESGPITLNGTIEETNLDSLIIGVGATDYIIPQENIGNGAWSLTLENLSEGIYDLSARAVDSARNEASSNIIEGLLYNTSAPTVTIENLPTEIGFDPVEVTFSFSEPITGFELSDVQVNNASITGFVMVNEQTATASIAADEELEKGATITITIEADAFEDLAGSFNETATIASAILNFKYSGGSGTEDDPYLIANEDDLRQISYFASISEDLSSHFLQISDIQMGSEAFTPIGFSESAEPKGFDGIYEGDNHFISGMKIGNCDAYCAMFYELKQNAEISNLSLLEVEFLSGGSINAALAASASSFEVTNEFDFTISNVHVSGPDVLFEDGLQNGGIVGFVRGDLLIEDCTNDLSISATQNSPTGSQVTVGGLVGYQLGVILIRRSANYGSLNGELVGGLIGLAAGTENRTSVIESSFNSGTLHSSKFAGGVVGKMDRYTTNLTNSYNIGNVSSDDYHGGLIGEVDNFVNNVALITNCYSNGKVGANGGGLLGWARFQAIQFTNTFWDTELSGTDTNIIGGNGLITSEMRKRESYVNEGWDLDNIWSHAGVGFHPVLKWQFDNATPFTIAGKAINKEGEPFTNGTVKANFNFLGTIITRASAELTNEGTFSLDIPLGIHSIIIEPNEAEQGYAKTYYGDANRSTLSRHVLSSVSDIEIQMIEKSDPNQLTGNGIVNGRVVDAGTGTGRIVQGAILDGEGLEGVTVFLVRTSDEEILTQVETDANGDFEITRIPAGEYQLLLDVVGIDINLEGSTFTMDEEGSELIISAAVSEEGVVFNIEEVVLGLGIENEIEVAVYPNPVRDFVNIEIPGKAVARIIDMNGTVLKEENFTDNLKLNISELHSNMYFLEITNSKGRAMKKLVKN from the coding sequence ATGAAATATAGAATTCTACTCATCATCAGCTTATCGTTGCTTGGCATGATAGTCAATGCCCAAACCTATGAACAATTAGGAAGTGACCTTACAGGTGCACCAGCTGATAATTTTGGAAATACAGTAGCAAGTTCGGCAGATGGAAATATCATTGCCGCTAGTGGCCCAACCGAATTTCTCCGCGGGGAAGTGAAGGTTTACGAGCTATCAGGAAATAGCCTGGTACAAAGAGGTGCTACCTTGCAGGGAGAAGCAGATTCCGATAATTTTGGAAAAGGCTTAAGCATGAGTGCAGATGGAAGTATTCTCGCCATAGGAGCTCCTTCTAATCAGGCTAGTTTTGGTGATTTTTCCAATTCAGGCCGGATTTATGTTTATGAATGGGTTGGCAGTAGTTACATTCAAATTGCTACTTTAGATGCTTCAGCTTCTGGTGAATCCTTTGGAGATGCTATATCCATTTCAGCGAATGGGGATATTTTAGCAGTTACTGCTCCCTTTGCAGCGGGTGGTGGATCCGAAAGAGGTGCTGTAAGGGTTTATGAAAGATCGGGTAATGATTATTTGCAATTTGGTAGTGACCTTAACGGAGTTCAGGATAATGAACTTTTCGGAAACAGTATAGATATTGCTGTAACCGCTACTGATACAGTTTTAGCGGTGGGCGCTCCCAGCTATTCTTCTGTCGAAGGTGATTTTGATGATAGTGGGCAAGTAAGAATATATAATTTTGATGGTAGCGCATGGTCTTTAATGGATTCTTTCACAGGTGATTTAGGTGCTTTATTTGGTAATGATGTTTCACTTTCTGATGATGGCAGTAGGTTAGCTGTAGGAACCATGGTCAGCCTTTTTAGCCCTATCAATACTTATTTTGAGGTATTCGAATATACCACTTCATGGCAATTATTGGGAAGTAGAGTTACAACCAATACCTTCAATGACGAATTCAGTAGAAGTCTTTCCCTCTCTAGAGATGGTGCAAGATTAATTGTTGGTGCGCCTGGTTTTGTTGATCCTGACAGCCCCAATGGTTATGTTAATATTTACGAGTATGCTACATCCGATTGGAACTTATTAGATTCCATTGTAGGAGATGCTTCGGGCGATATTTTTGGAACATCAGTGGCGGCCACTACCACCGGTGAGCAATTCGTGGTGGGAGCTCCTTTAAATGGGGCAGGTGGAGAAACTGCCGGACAAGTCAAAGTATATGGGCCACCTATACCGGATACAGAAGCACCAACAGTTTCTTTTGCTACATCAGAGCCTGAGTTTGAAACTACCGCACCATTACTGGTAACCGTTACTTTTAGCGAAGAAGTGGCCGGTTTTGAGTCCACTGATTTAACAGTAAATAACGGAACAGTATCCAATTTCTCAACCTCTGACAATATTGTATTTGATATTGAGATTACCCCAACTGCAGATGGAGTTATCAATGTAAGTGTTGCTGCTGGTGTAGCCAATGATTTAGCGGGTAATGCGAATTTAGCTTCAGAAAGTGACTTAATACTAAAGTATGATGTCACTGCGCCAATAATTTCTTTATCTGATACATTATTCAATAGCACTACACCTCTTTTGTTTGGTTCAATTAAAGATACATTTCCAAAAAGTGTGAGTTTAAGAATTGACGGTGGTTCAACCGTATATCAAACAGGTATAAGTGACACAGTCTGGTTTACAAATAGTTTCGGAGGTGATACTTTCACTGAGGGCATGCACACCATAGAAGTAACTGCTCTGGATTCAGCAGATAATCAGACAGTAATTGATTCCATCTTTTATATAGATACTACAAAACCTACGGTTGCTATTACTGCTCCAGACTCAGTAGGAAATACAACTTCTTTTGATGCTAGCATTTCATTTAGCGAGGTGGTTTCTGGTTTTGACATAACTGATATAACTGTTGGCAATGGAACAATCGGTGCCTTAACAACTCCGGATAGTATTAGCTTTACTGTAACAATTAATCCTTCAGCAGATGGAGAAGTTACTTTAGAAGTTGCGGAGAATCGGGTACAAGACGCAGCTGGTAATTTTAATACTGCAAGTAATAAGCAAATAACACAGTTTGATAATACGCCACCAGAATTATTCCTTGAAAATGTACCTGCATTCACCAATAGTAATGATTTTCAGGTAGATTTTGTAGTGAGCGAAGACTTAAACGCGGGAGTTCCGGTATCATCCTATAATATTGATAATGCAGAAGTAATAGATTTTGTTACGCTACCATCTGATTTTGCCGTGGGCTTATTGTTACGCCCGAGTGGAGCAGATAATGTTCTTGTTAGCTTCCCTGCAAATATAGCCCAAGATAAATTTGGCAATAGTAATGCAGCTTCTGAGGTATATGTGATTAAATATGATGATACAGTTCCTGTAGTATCAATAAATGAGCAAACAGTAACTGAATCAGGCCCTATCACTTTAAATGGCACCATCGAAGAAACAAATCTTGATAGTTTAATTATAGGGGTTGGAGCAACCGATTACATAATACCACAAGAGAATATAGGTAATGGTGCATGGAGCTTGACCCTTGAAAACTTAAGCGAAGGGATATATGATTTATCAGCACGAGCAGTAGATTCAGCTAGAAATGAAGCCTCTTCAAATATAATTGAAGGATTGTTGTATAATACTTCTGCTCCAACTGTAACTATCGAAAACTTGCCTACTGAAATCGGTTTTGATCCAGTTGAGGTAACTTTTAGCTTTAGTGAGCCTATTACTGGTTTTGAGCTGTCAGATGTTCAAGTCAATAATGCTAGCATAACAGGTTTTGTGATGGTTAATGAACAAACAGCTACTGCTAGTATAGCAGCTGATGAAGAATTAGAAAAAGGCGCCACTATAACTATTACCATTGAAGCGGATGCTTTTGAAGACTTGGCCGGTAGTTTTAATGAAACAGCTACTATTGCAAGCGCCATCCTTAATTTCAAATATAGTGGAGGTTCTGGTACGGAAGACGATCCTTACTTGATTGCGAATGAGGATGATTTAAGGCAAATCAGTTACTTTGCTTCTATTTCGGAAGATTTAAGTAGCCATTTTCTTCAGATTTCGGATATTCAGATGGGTAGCGAAGCATTTACGCCAATAGGTTTTTCTGAATCCGCGGAACCAAAAGGTTTTGATGGTATTTATGAAGGAGATAATCATTTCATAAGTGGGATGAAAATAGGAAATTGTGATGCGTATTGCGCTATGTTTTATGAACTAAAACAGAATGCCGAGATAAGTAATCTTAGTCTTTTAGAAGTTGAATTTTTATCAGGAGGGTCAATTAATGCGGCTCTTGCTGCTAGTGCTAGTAGTTTCGAAGTAACGAATGAATTTGATTTTACAATTTCAAATGTTCATGTTTCGGGACCCGATGTATTATTTGAAGATGGCCTCCAAAATGGTGGGATAGTTGGATTTGTAAGAGGGGATTTATTGATAGAAGATTGTACAAATGATTTATCTATTTCCGCTACACAGAATAGCCCAACAGGTTCCCAAGTAACTGTAGGTGGATTAGTTGGTTATCAGCTCGGGGTTATTTTAATTAGAAGATCAGCAAATTATGGCAGTTTAAATGGTGAGTTAGTTGGTGGTTTAATAGGTCTTGCCGCGGGAACAGAAAATAGAACTTCTGTGATAGAGAGTTCTTTTAATTCTGGAACTCTTCATTCTAGCAAGTTTGCAGGGGGGGTAGTTGGTAAGATGGATCGCTATACAACTAACCTTACTAATAGTTATAATATCGGTAATGTTTCATCCGATGATTATCATGGTGGGTTGATTGGAGAGGTGGATAATTTTGTTAATAATGTAGCCTTGATTACCAATTGTTATAGTAATGGTAAGGTTGGAGCAAATGGTGGTGGCTTACTTGGATGGGCGCGATTTCAGGCTATTCAATTTACTAATACGTTTTGGGACACTGAACTTTCTGGTACAGATACCAATATAATTGGAGGTAACGGTCTTATTACCTCTGAAATGCGCAAGCGAGAATCCTATGTAAATGAAGGGTGGGATTTAGATAATATTTGGTCGCATGCAGGTGTTGGTTTTCATCCCGTTCTAAAATGGCAGTTTGATAATGCAACTCCATTCACAATAGCTGGAAAAGCCATAAATAAAGAAGGCGAGCCATTCACAAATGGAACAGTAAAAGCAAACTTCAATTTCCTTGGAACAATAATTACAAGAGCTTCTGCAGAACTTACTAATGAAGGTACTTTCTCTTTAGACATCCCATTGGGTATTCATTCTATTATAATTGAGCCAAACGAAGCTGAGCAGGGTTATGCGAAAACCTATTATGGTGATGCCAATCGATCCACATTGAGTAGACATGTGCTTAGTTCTGTTTCAGATATTGAAATTCAGATGATTGAGAAATCTGATCCCAATCAACTTACTGGAAATGGTATAGTTAATGGAAGAGTTGTAGACGCTGGAACAGGAACTGGTAGAATTGTGCAAGGTGCAATTCTAGATGGAGAAGGATTGGAAGGTGTGACGGTTTTTTTAGTAAGAACATCAGATGAAGAAATTCTTACGCAGGTGGAGACAGACGCAAATGGAGACTTTGAAATCACACGTATCCCTGCGGGAGAGTATCAACTTTTACTCGATGTAGTGGGCATAGATATAAACCTGGAAGGTTCTACCTTCACCATGGATGAAGAGGGCTCAGAATTGATAATCTCCGCAGCTGTAAGTGAGGAAGGCGTTGTATTCAATATAGAAGAAGTGGTACTTGGACTTGGTATCGAAAACGAAATCGAAGTGGCCGTTTATCCTAACCCAGTGCGTGATTTCGTGAATATTGAAATTCCAGGTAAGGCAGTTGCTAGAATTATTGACATGAATGGTACAGTATTAAAGGAAGAAAACTTTACTGATAATTTGAAACTCAATATCAGTGAGCTTCATAGCAATATGTACTTTCTGGAAATTACCAACTCCAAAGGAAGAGCGATGAAGAAATTGGTGAAGAACTAA
- a CDS encoding fatty acid desaturase family protein, protein MQEVSATKITDNNFFPTLKKKVDAYFKQNDLKTWGNKKLYTKATILLVSFATLYSLIVFVSMPVWLSLTLCGIFGLNLAAIGFNVMHDGAHGSFSNNKHVNYMMGLTLNLMGGVVFIWKNKHNKNHHSFTNIEGMDDDINIGPFIRVSTHQKKRWYHKFQHVYAYPLYATSYAFWVFFQDFKKYFTRKVANTELAKMSVKEHIIFWATKFAYITTFFILPILMKGVLATILGYLVVSVVTGWTIGVVFQLAHVVESTDFHDAPVEGEKIIPTEWAIHQIRTTANFGTKSKILNWYTGGLNFQVEHHLFPRISHVHYPAINKLVKETCEQFNIAYNEFPSMLAAMGSHTRHLKLIGQTA, encoded by the coding sequence ATGCAAGAAGTATCAGCAACAAAAATCACTGACAACAACTTTTTCCCTACACTGAAAAAGAAAGTTGACGCCTATTTCAAACAAAACGACTTGAAAACTTGGGGTAATAAAAAATTATACACTAAAGCCACTATTTTATTGGTTTCATTTGCTACCCTATACAGTCTAATTGTATTTGTTAGTATGCCAGTTTGGCTTTCTTTAACCTTATGTGGAATTTTCGGATTGAATTTAGCCGCTATCGGTTTTAACGTTATGCACGATGGAGCTCATGGAAGTTTCTCTAATAATAAGCATGTAAATTATATGATGGGATTGACCTTAAACCTTATGGGTGGGGTAGTTTTCATCTGGAAGAATAAGCACAATAAAAATCACCACTCTTTCACTAATATTGAAGGAATGGATGATGACATTAATATCGGTCCTTTTATCAGAGTTTCTACTCACCAAAAGAAAAGATGGTATCATAAATTTCAGCATGTTTATGCTTATCCTTTATATGCTACCTCTTATGCATTTTGGGTTTTCTTTCAAGATTTTAAAAAGTATTTCACTAGAAAAGTAGCGAATACTGAATTGGCGAAAATGAGCGTCAAAGAACATATTATCTTTTGGGCTACTAAATTCGCTTACATTACTACCTTTTTCATTTTACCTATTTTAATGAAAGGTGTTTTAGCAACGATTTTGGGTTACTTAGTTGTGTCTGTTGTAACAGGCTGGACAATTGGGGTGGTATTTCAATTAGCTCATGTGGTAGAGTCTACTGACTTCCATGATGCACCTGTTGAAGGAGAGAAAATTATCCCTACAGAATGGGCAATTCACCAAATCAGAACTACGGCTAATTTTGGTACAAAAAGTAAAATATTGAATTGGTACACAGGAGGATTGAATTTCCAAGTTGAACACCATTTATTCCCAAGGATAAGTCATGTTCATTATCCTGCAATCAATAAATTAGTGAAAGAAACTTGTGAGCAATTCAATATAGCTTACAATGAATTCCCATCAATGTTAGCCGCTATGGGGTCTCATACAAGACATTTAAAATTAATTGGGCAAACAGCTTAA
- a CDS encoding DUF2064 domain-containing protein, which translates to MEYNKDIALIFFSRTSVDEAKYKFWFKGKTKNLHAASLLINKAESSIQKSGIPVYHFHEQNQKGDTFGERIANAYQEVFDMGYEQVISVGNDCPDLEHINWKQISINLSKGKSVLGPDARGGAYLIGIQRKYFDKSKFETLSWQKNILYQELSLLCEQCTDLVELNQYRDINTFYDIQLLYKEKIVDGKFLKLIAQLLQSYKGFSRNLSITAHDFFIFKDSPLRAPPIQ; encoded by the coding sequence TTGGAATACAATAAAGACATAGCGCTCATATTCTTCAGTAGAACTTCCGTTGATGAAGCGAAGTATAAATTTTGGTTTAAGGGAAAGACGAAAAACCTTCATGCAGCATCTTTATTAATTAATAAAGCAGAAAGTTCCATTCAAAAATCTGGTATTCCTGTCTACCATTTTCATGAACAAAATCAAAAAGGAGATACTTTCGGAGAAAGAATAGCTAATGCCTATCAAGAGGTGTTTGACATGGGTTATGAGCAGGTGATCTCCGTTGGAAATGATTGTCCTGACTTAGAACATATTAACTGGAAGCAAATCTCCATAAATTTATCCAAAGGGAAATCAGTTCTGGGCCCTGACGCCAGAGGAGGAGCTTACCTTATTGGAATTCAGCGAAAATATTTTGATAAAAGTAAATTCGAAACCCTTAGCTGGCAAAAAAACATTCTGTACCAAGAACTCTCTTTGCTGTGTGAGCAATGCACTGATCTTGTCGAATTAAATCAATATAGAGATATCAATACTTTTTATGATATCCAATTGTTATACAAAGAAAAAATAGTTGATGGCAAATTCTTAAAATTGATTGCTCAACTTCTTCAATCATATAAGGGATTTTCGCGTAATCTGAGCATTACAGCACACGACTTTTTTATCTTCAAAGATTCTCCCTTAAGAGCACCCCCAATACAATAA
- a CDS encoding ABC transporter substrate-binding protein: MQKFTSFLLLAIAVLLMSCTKQEESKNWKTASWDEITQEATGTSVNFMMWQGSPVINDYINNYVKPTLKKNYNITLNISSGQGPEIVQLMMGEKQANSKEGQVDMVWINGETFFQLRKIEALWGPFTEKLPNSKYIDFKDPFIGIDFQQAINGMECPWGISQFAFVYDTAKTPAPPKTLAELEIFVKTHPGTFTISNDFSGMTVLKCFMAELSGKPDGLDGEFNQQKYDTLSTKLWDYINRNRKYFWKEGQTFPKEHSKMDQMFASGEILLSYGFSEGGIEDKVSQGLFPKSTKGYAWENGTVLNSNYLGITYNAKNKAGAMQVINFLISPEAQLKRAEPSGMNANPVLDIAKLPEEYKTQFEKITARQFAPSLDELSENAIKEPAPEYMLNIYEDFRTYVIEK; the protein is encoded by the coding sequence ATGCAAAAATTCACTTCCTTTTTGCTGCTAGCTATTGCTGTTCTCTTAATGAGTTGCACAAAGCAAGAAGAATCAAAAAACTGGAAAACAGCTTCGTGGGACGAAATTACTCAAGAGGCAACTGGCACGTCAGTCAATTTTATGATGTGGCAAGGAAGTCCGGTCATCAATGATTACATCAACAATTATGTAAAACCTACTTTAAAGAAAAACTATAACATCACACTTAACATAAGCAGTGGTCAAGGTCCGGAGATTGTACAATTGATGATGGGTGAAAAGCAAGCCAATTCTAAAGAGGGCCAAGTCGATATGGTATGGATAAATGGAGAAACATTCTTTCAACTCCGGAAAATAGAAGCTCTTTGGGGCCCTTTCACCGAGAAACTTCCGAACTCAAAATACATAGATTTTAAAGATCCATTCATTGGTATTGATTTTCAGCAAGCAATTAACGGTATGGAATGTCCTTGGGGAATAAGTCAATTTGCCTTCGTATATGACACTGCAAAAACTCCTGCCCCACCCAAAACACTAGCTGAATTGGAAATCTTTGTAAAAACTCATCCTGGCACCTTTACGATTTCGAATGATTTCTCAGGTATGACCGTTTTAAAGTGCTTCATGGCTGAATTGAGTGGTAAGCCTGATGGATTAGATGGCGAATTTAATCAGCAAAAATACGACACGCTTTCAACGAAATTATGGGATTACATCAATCGTAATAGAAAATATTTCTGGAAAGAGGGGCAAACCTTTCCCAAAGAACATAGCAAAATGGATCAGATGTTTGCATCTGGAGAAATCCTTCTTTCCTACGGTTTTAGCGAAGGAGGAATTGAAGATAAAGTGTCACAAGGGCTGTTTCCAAAAAGTACTAAGGGCTATGCTTGGGAAAACGGAACAGTTTTAAATTCAAATTATTTAGGCATAACCTATAACGCAAAAAATAAAGCTGGGGCTATGCAGGTCATCAATTTCTTAATTTCACCAGAAGCACAATTGAAAAGGGCAGAGCCCTCGGGAATGAATGCTAACCCTGTATTGGATATTGCAAAGCTTCCTGAAGAGTATAAAACCCAATTTGAAAAAATTACCGCCAGACAATTCGCACCTTCTTTGGATGAATTATCTGAAAATGCCATAAAGGAGCCTGCTCCAGAATACATGCTTAATATTTACGAAGATTTTAGAACCTACGTCATTGAAAAATAA
- a CDS encoding ABC transporter permease, whose amino-acid sequence MKNKEKHIGFILFVVFAILPFTLAFGYAILYSFGIIGVVNEGITLSFWKEVFTSDTLGISFLYSSIIAAVGVFLSVSLALWIVLKFKESFNNKYLSFIIYMPLAVPGIVSAFFTYQLFAQSGFFARLSYQLNWIETAQQFPDLVNDNWAIGIIITFISLLTPFFILLYLNIYKDERIEELSQLSRALGANKTQIAVKVSLPIMLKKSWILIVLYFIFLLGAYEVPLILGQESPQMLSVLILRELKQFDLTKISEGYVMAVVYTVVIMSATVFIFSRKKLRNNAY is encoded by the coding sequence TTGAAAAATAAGGAGAAACATATAGGATTTATACTGTTCGTAGTATTTGCAATACTACCATTTACGCTAGCTTTTGGCTATGCTATACTCTATTCTTTTGGGATCATTGGAGTAGTTAATGAAGGCATTACTTTATCTTTTTGGAAAGAGGTTTTTACTTCAGATACACTTGGTATATCCTTTTTATATAGCAGTATAATTGCTGCAGTAGGTGTTTTTCTATCCGTTAGTTTAGCACTGTGGATAGTTTTGAAATTCAAAGAAAGCTTCAACAACAAGTACTTATCTTTTATTATTTATATGCCGTTGGCAGTTCCAGGCATTGTTTCAGCCTTCTTCACTTATCAACTTTTTGCACAGTCAGGATTTTTTGCTAGGCTAAGCTATCAACTTAATTGGATTGAAACTGCACAGCAGTTTCCAGATTTAGTAAACGATAATTGGGCTATTGGCATCATCATAACCTTCATAAGTTTACTTACTCCTTTCTTCATTTTGCTTTATTTAAATATTTATAAAGATGAAAGAATAGAAGAATTAAGCCAATTATCTAGAGCGCTAGGAGCAAACAAAACTCAAATCGCAGTCAAGGTGAGCTTGCCAATCATGCTCAAAAAATCATGGATTTTAATTGTACTTTACTTCATATTCTTATTAGGAGCTTATGAAGTGCCGCTAATTTTAGGGCAGGAATCTCCACAAATGCTATCGGTTCTAATTCTAAGGGAATTAAAACAATTTGACTTAACGAAAATATCAGAAGGCTACGTAATGGCGGTGGTCTACACAGTAGTCATCATGTCAGCGACTGTATTCATTTTTTCACGAAAAAAATTGAGAAACAATGCGTATTAG
- a CDS encoding ABC transporter permease — MRISLKPFFLSIMVLLILFPFVYLLWLSLSADWSFPKVIPEYFGLKNWKALLISETGLLLSFLQSIIISVSVGFTATLSGFVISRNIAYHPKKNTLTLLSYFPYIISPVVFGACLSYFFLKLGIFGQMTGVIVAQFMISFPYALIFFNSFWGQKTKNMEDLVSTLGGNRLYSFTKVLLPLAKGMLLVCFFQTFLISWFEYGLTSVIGVGKVQTLTIKVFLFIREANYFYGALSCCLLILPPLVLMYINKKYVFNKLT; from the coding sequence ATGCGTATTAGTCTAAAGCCGTTCTTTCTGTCCATCATGGTCTTACTGATACTCTTTCCATTTGTGTATCTACTATGGCTGTCTCTTTCTGCAGATTGGTCTTTTCCAAAAGTGATACCTGAGTATTTCGGTTTGAAAAATTGGAAAGCATTATTGATTTCCGAAACAGGCTTATTGTTGAGCTTTTTGCAATCGATTATTATTTCAGTTTCGGTGGGTTTTACCGCTACTTTAAGTGGGTTTGTCATCAGCCGAAATATCGCTTATCACCCGAAGAAGAATACATTAACGCTACTAAGTTATTTTCCCTACATCATTTCACCAGTTGTTTTTGGAGCATGCTTAAGTTACTTCTTTTTAAAACTGGGGATTTTTGGACAAATGACGGGAGTGATTGTTGCTCAATTCATGATCAGCTTTCCTTATGCGCTCATTTTCTTCAATAGTTTCTGGGGACAAAAGACTAAAAACATGGAAGATTTAGTCTCTACATTAGGTGGAAATCGACTGTACAGCTTTACAAAGGTTTTATTGCCACTTGCCAAAGGAATGCTGTTGGTCTGTTTTTTTCAGACTTTCCTCATTTCATGGTTTGAATATGGATTAACATCGGTAATTGGCGTTGGCAAAGTGCAAACCCTTACCATCAAAGTATTTTTATTCATACGTGAGGCCAATTACTTCTATGGTGCTTTAAGCTGTTGCTTATTGATTTTACCGCCTTTGGTGCTGATGTATATCAACAAGAAATATGTATTTAACAAACTGACCTGA